In Marinitoga hydrogenitolerans DSM 16785, the sequence TAAACATATAAGTACATATTTGTATCTGGATAATGATGAAAAAATAAAAACAATAATTCCTATAGAGAATGAAAAAGATATTGAAAATAAATATATTATGTTATTTACAAAGAATGGTGTGGTAAAAAGGACACCTTTAAGTGCATTTTCAAATATTAGAAAAAATGGACTAAAAGCCATAACTATTAGAGAAGATGATATGGTAATCGATGCACTAATTGTTGAAGTTGATGATGAAGTGTTAGTAATTAGTAAGAAAGGTATGAGTTTAAGATTTAAAGTATCAGATGTTAGGACAATGGGAAGGACAGCTTCAGGAGTAAGATCTATAAAATTAAGAGAAAATGATAATGTAGTTAATGCTGTAAAAGTTGATGAAAAGAAAAGTATGCTGTTAATTACAGAATATGGTTTTGCTAAACGTGTAAATTTTGAAGACTTTAGAATACAAAACAGGGGTGGAATTGGTCTTAAATGTGTTAAGGGGACTTCCCGTATAGGCGATATTGTAAAGGCGTTAACTGTTGATGAAGATAGTCATATTATTGTATTTACGAAATTAGGTAAAGCAATTAGAGAAGAAGTTTCAACAATTTCAAAATTAAGTAGATATGCTATAGGCGTTAGAGCCATTAGATTAGATAAAGAAGATACTGTAGCTGATGCTGCTGTGGTGGTTGAAGAAGATGAGTAAGGAACTAAATCATTCTGCAGATATAATGTTTGAATTAAAAGGAGAAAATATTGTAGAGATAACAGAAGATTTATTTGATGCATTTAATAAAGTATTTAACCCGATTGTTGGTGGGATGGAGAGAGAATATATATATAATATAAATTCAAAAGAAATAGACGATATAATATTTGATATAGGAAATTATTCTTTAAACAAAGTATATGAAGGTCTATTTCCATCAAAAGTAGAAATAATACAAAAAAATTTAAAAATTTATTTTTCTAAAATAATCAATTTAAAAAATAATATTGAGATAAAAGCTGTAGCATATCCAAAAATAATACAAAATGAAAATAATATTTTATTGAGAATTATTTTTGATATTTAATTTCTATCTGCCGGAGGCAGTTATATGAAAAATATTACCGAAAAGCAAAAGAAAATATTAGAATATATCAATTTTTATATTCAGATAAAAGGTTATCCGCCATCAATGAGAGAAATAAGGGAATATTTTGAATTAAAAAGTGTTTCAACTATACATGCTCATTTGAAGGCGTTAGAAAAAAAAGGTTATATAGAATTATCTGGTAATTCTAGAGGAATTAAGGTTTTGAATAAAAAAGATTTTGGTATTATAGAGATAAATGGTGAATATGGTGAAGATGGAAAAATAGTGTTATATAATAAACCATTTTATATAAAATGTATTTTTGGAATTAAGTTAATAGGTTCAGAGAATATTTTAAATATTATATTAAAAAGTGATTTTAAAAATTATAAGAAAAATACACTATTAATTCTTGATAGAGATTCAAATGTTTTAGGAACAATAAATATAAAAGAGGTGATGATAGATGAAAATAGCTATTGGTTCTGATCATGCAGCCTATAAAATGAAAGAACATTTAAAAAAATATCTAGAAAATAAAGGGATAGAGGTTATTGATGAAGGGCCTTATTCTGAAGATAGGGTGGACTATCCAATATATGCAAAAAAAGTAAGTGAAAAAGTTGCAAATAAAGAAGTCGATTATGGTATATTAATGTGTGGGACGGGATTAGGTATGTCTATTGCAGCAAACAAAGTCAAAGGAATAAGAGCTACTTTGGCGTATTATCCAAAAATGGCAGAGTTAGCAAGACAACATAATAATGCTAATGTCTTAGTTCTTGGTGGAAGAACTATGGGATTTGAACTTGCAGAATGGACAGTTGATACATTTTTAAATACCCCTTTTGAAGGAGGGAGACACGAAAAAAGGATAAACCTTATTTCCGAAATGGAGGAAAATTTATGAGAGTTGTATATGATCCCAGGCATGTTTTTTATTCACCTAAAAATGAATTAAATGGTTTTAATATGGTTGAAAATCGAGATAAACCAGGAAGAATAGAAAGAATAAAGGAAATTATACAATTGAAATATGGAAATATTATAGTTAGCTCGAAAGATTTTCCAAGATCCTATTTGTATTTTGTTCATTCATCAGATTATGTGAGTTGGTTGAAAGAAAAACAGTATACATTAGAAAATAATCAAGAATATTTTCCACGAGTTTTTGGATATGATATGTGTATGGACACTAAGACACCAATTAGCAAGAATACATTTGAAATGGCCTGGATAAGTGCGAAATGCGCTTTAACAGGTGCATCTTTGTTATTGGAAGGAGAAGACCTTATATATTCATGTTCAAGGCCTCCTGGACACCATGCTGGTATTAATTATTGTGGAGGAGGATCTTACTTTAATAATGCAGCTTTAGCAACAAGGTATCTTCAAAAAACTGGAGATATTTATGTAGCCGTTTTAGATTTGGATTTTTATGCAGGAAACGGAACACAAGATGTTTTTTATAATGATAATACAGTTTTAACTGTTAGTATTCATGGTAATCCTTCAAACCATTATCCATATATTTCCGGATTTGAATGGGAAATAGGTGAAAATGAAGGGAAAGGATATAACGTCAACTTTGCTTTAAAAGATGACATTAATGGTCGAATATATTTACGTGTTTTAGAAAAAGCTTTATTGGAAATTGAGGATTTTGATCCCGATTTTCTCATAATTTCTTTTGGTTCTAATACGCATAAAGATGATTTAACAACAACATTTAATCTAGAAGATGAAGATTATAAAGATATGGGAGAGATGATTTCATATTTAAATATCCCTAAATTAATAATTCAAGAAAGTGGTTTTAATTCTCAATCTACTGAAAAAATAATAGCTAATTTATTTGATGGTTTGATAATTTGAGGTGAATACTTTGAAAAAGATTTTTTTTGAAATAGGAGAATCTCAAAATATTGAGATCTCTGTTGGGTATAATTATTTCAAAAAATATATTAATGAAAAAAAATATAATAACTATATAATTTTTGATAAAAAAGTGGAATTAATAAATAAAATGAATTTAAATAATTCAATTGCATTATTAGGCAATGAAAATTTAAAAAGTTTGGATAAATATTTAACTTTAATACTGAAACTTTCCGAATATGAAATAAATTCAGTGCATGTTTTTGGTGGATATAGTGTTTTAGATTTTTCAGGATATGTTTTAGAAAATATTGGTATAGAAAATTATTATTTTTTTCCAACTACACTTAATTCTGCTATAATGTTACCAATTAAAGGCAAATATTATTTGAATTTTAATTGGAAAAAGGATTTTTTAACTCAAAAAGGTTATCCTTCTCAAATTAAGATAGATACAAAATTTTTTGAATCATTGCCTGAAAAAGATTTTAGAAATATGTTTGTTGTGCCTTATATAATTGGCAAAATATTGAACTCTAAAATTTCGGATTTAGCTTTGAATTATTCGAAGATGAACTTTTCAAATATAGACCTACAAGATTTTGTTTTTTATTCTTCAAAACAATGGATATATTATATAAAGAATGAAAATAAAATTTTTCCTGGTGAAAATGTTATGAGTTTATTTTATAATAAACAAGCGGGATTTGATAAAAATTATTCTCAAATTTTTGCTATAAGTTTTATAATTGAGTTATATATTTCATGGTATTATGGATTCCTGAATTTTGAAACATTTGAAAAGATCGAAAAAGAAATGCTAGATAATTTTGATATTTCATATAAACTTGTTAAAAATATAGATATTAAAAATTTTTACTGTAAAAATAAATTTTTACTTTTTACTTCTTCAGGAAAACTTATAGAATATAAAATTCCTTATGATGAATTGAAAACAGTAATAAAAGAAGTGAAAGAGTATTTTAGAGGTGGATTTTTGTGATACGGAAGCAAAAAGATTGGGGTTTGATTTTTATAACTTCATTATTAATAATAATTCCAATGATATTAGCTATAGTAACCTCCTACACACTGTATTTAAAATATAAAATAAGAAATTTAGAAGTTAAAATAAACGAATTAAAGGAAGTTACTCAATTTGATAATGAAGTGAATCAAGACTTTAAAGAAAAAATTTATGTGGATTTTAAAGAAATAGAAAAATTTCTTAATATAAAACCAAAAGGTATTATAGAAAGAGAAAAAATAGATTTATTTTATTTAATAAAAAAATCAAAAAGTAGTTTTCAAAATAATGAAATAGGTGGAGTGACATTGTTAAATGGGAAAGATGTATTTTTTCAGAGTATTAACTCTTTAGAACATGAAAAAGAATATTTTTTAACAAAAATTGCAACTGATTTATATTCTTTTTATTCGGAAACATTAAATTCTGATGTTCAAAAAGTTTTTACAGTCCAATTAAGATTATATTTGACAGAAGAGAATGCATTTTTTACAGCACTTACGCTACGTAATGCAGGATTACCAGTCTTTGTATATAAGGATAGATTTCAAAACAGTGGTAAAAGCTATTTTGCCATATGTTCAGGATTATTTGCTGATATAAATGAAGCAAAAAAGTATTCTGAAAAAATAGATGAAGATAGAATTTTACAGCTTACGGGATTAAGTGTAAAAGATAGATTTTTAAAAAGTTTTAATTTGATTGGGAATAAAAAGAATGAAGAAAAATAGTATTATTATTATAATTATTTTAATAATAATATCAATACTTGTTTATGTTAATAATACTGATAATAAAAATGTACAAAATGAAGAGTACAAAAAGATAGATTTATCAAATTTTACTATAGAAGAACTTATAAAAATACCAGGTATTGGAATAAAAAAAGCTGAAGATATAAAAGAATATGAAGAAAAGTATGGATTC encodes:
- a CDS encoding archease, producing the protein MSKELNHSADIMFELKGENIVEITEDLFDAFNKVFNPIVGGMEREYIYNINSKEIDDIIFDIGNYSLNKVYEGLFPSKVEIIQKNLKIYFSKIINLKNNIEIKAVAYPKIIQNENNILLRIIFDI
- a CDS encoding LexA family protein — protein: MKNITEKQKKILEYINFYIQIKGYPPSMREIREYFELKSVSTIHAHLKALEKKGYIELSGNSRGIKVLNKKDFGIIEINGEYGEDGKIVLYNKPFYIKCIFGIKLIGSENILNIILKSDFKNYKKNTLLILDRDSNVLGTINIKEVMIDENSYWF
- the rpiB gene encoding ribose 5-phosphate isomerase B, which gives rise to MKIAIGSDHAAYKMKEHLKKYLENKGIEVIDEGPYSEDRVDYPIYAKKVSEKVANKEVDYGILMCGTGLGMSIAANKVKGIRATLAYYPKMAELARQHNNANVLVLGGRTMGFELAEWTVDTFLNTPFEGGRHEKRINLISEMEENL
- a CDS encoding histone deacetylase family protein, with the translated sequence MRVVYDPRHVFYSPKNELNGFNMVENRDKPGRIERIKEIIQLKYGNIIVSSKDFPRSYLYFVHSSDYVSWLKEKQYTLENNQEYFPRVFGYDMCMDTKTPISKNTFEMAWISAKCALTGASLLLEGEDLIYSCSRPPGHHAGINYCGGGSYFNNAALATRYLQKTGDIYVAVLDLDFYAGNGTQDVFYNDNTVLTVSIHGNPSNHYPYISGFEWEIGENEGKGYNVNFALKDDINGRIYLRVLEKALLEIEDFDPDFLIISFGSNTHKDDLTTTFNLEDEDYKDMGEMISYLNIPKLIIQESGFNSQSTEKIIANLFDGLII